The Micromonospora sp. WMMD961 genome has a segment encoding these proteins:
- a CDS encoding MFS transporter has protein sequence MTAERWWAPTGVATAAMATSMTALYATSALAPFLVADLGLSRTAVGAVVTVSFAVAAVVSLIAGHLIDLGGARRGLLAMCVAVLVALLGASAAPGYGWLLVAVAVAGVGQALANPATNVLVSGAVPPQRRGSAIGVKQAGVQLAAFTCGLVLPAVAALADWRVALRVSALVPLATVIAVWWSVPTVARRVAAGSWWRLSAPTGWLAWLVAFSLLLGTGLAAVNTYLPLYATQRLGLGTGTGGALLAAFGVTGLLARVWWGRWADRTAEVTVALAGLAAAAVVGILLVLSADHVWAGLVWIGAVVVGGSATAANALSMLMVLRRGKALGQASGLVSVGFFGGFVVGPTAVGWCADAGGWGAAWLVVAAVFAGTALLAMRVRSASAQPKVAA, from the coding sequence ATGACGGCTGAGCGGTGGTGGGCTCCGACGGGTGTGGCGACGGCGGCGATGGCCACGTCGATGACGGCGCTGTACGCCACATCGGCGTTGGCCCCGTTCCTGGTTGCCGACCTGGGTCTGTCCCGAACGGCGGTGGGTGCCGTGGTGACGGTGTCCTTCGCGGTCGCGGCGGTGGTGTCTCTCATCGCCGGGCACCTGATCGACCTGGGTGGAGCGCGGCGGGGACTTCTGGCGATGTGCGTGGCCGTGCTGGTGGCCCTGCTCGGCGCGTCCGCGGCGCCCGGTTACGGGTGGCTTCTGGTGGCGGTGGCGGTGGCGGGCGTGGGGCAGGCACTGGCCAATCCGGCGACGAATGTGTTGGTCTCCGGCGCGGTTCCGCCGCAGCGTCGGGGTAGCGCCATCGGGGTGAAGCAGGCGGGGGTGCAGTTGGCGGCGTTCACGTGCGGGCTCGTACTGCCGGCGGTGGCTGCTCTGGCCGACTGGCGGGTGGCGTTGCGGGTGTCGGCGTTGGTCCCGCTGGCGACGGTGATCGCGGTGTGGTGGTCGGTTCCGACTGTCGCGCGCCGGGTAGCGGCCGGCTCATGGTGGCGGCTGTCGGCACCGACCGGTTGGTTGGCCTGGTTGGTGGCGTTCTCGCTGTTGCTGGGCACCGGGCTGGCGGCGGTGAACACCTACCTTCCGCTCTACGCGACCCAGCGGCTGGGCCTGGGCACGGGTACGGGCGGAGCTCTGCTCGCCGCGTTCGGCGTGACGGGTCTGCTGGCCCGCGTGTGGTGGGGCCGCTGGGCTGACCGGACTGCGGAGGTGACCGTTGCCCTGGCAGGGCTGGCTGCGGCGGCAGTCGTCGGGATCCTGCTGGTGCTCTCGGCGGATCATGTCTGGGCCGGTCTGGTCTGGATCGGCGCGGTGGTGGTCGGCGGATCGGCGACGGCGGCGAACGCGCTGTCGATGCTGATGGTGCTGCGTCGAGGCAAGGCCCTGGGGCAGGCGTCAGGGCTGGTGTCGGTGGGTTTCTTCGGCGGCTTCGTCGTCGGGCCGACCGCCGTCGGTTGGTGCGCCGACGCCGGCGGGTGGGGGGCGGCGTGGCTGGTGGTCGCGGCGGTGTTCGCCGGCACGGCGTTGCTCGCGATGCGGGTGCGCTCCGCCAGCGCCCAGCCGAAGGTCGCGGCGTGA
- a CDS encoding zinc ABC transporter substrate-binding protein produces the protein MRLFRAAALSAVATLSLLASGCGSTDGPAPGTSATSGAKGPKVVASTSWVGALAKAAGATDITVVAPANVQHPPDYDPKPSDLAAVAGADYILYAEFDGFAAKLKDAAGGSGKLVPVQLENTPGKVTSEVTRLAGLFGTADAATAWNSTFTTEYAKLSAQAKAALPNPAPTAVSHLFMAYWAEFAGITVAGTYGPQPVSPSQLADLTAKKPALVLANAHLPGANPDIPGATRVDIVNYPGSDLDLLGVFKTNTERLTAALKP, from the coding sequence ATGCGATTGTTCCGGGCCGCCGCGCTGAGCGCGGTGGCGACCCTGTCCCTGCTGGCCAGCGGATGTGGCAGCACTGACGGCCCGGCACCGGGCACCAGCGCGACGTCGGGGGCGAAGGGGCCGAAGGTGGTCGCCTCCACCAGCTGGGTCGGCGCACTGGCCAAGGCCGCCGGGGCCACCGACATCACCGTGGTCGCCCCGGCCAACGTGCAGCACCCGCCGGACTACGACCCCAAGCCCAGCGACCTCGCCGCCGTCGCCGGCGCCGACTACATCCTGTACGCCGAGTTCGACGGCTTCGCCGCGAAGCTGAAGGACGCCGCGGGAGGGTCCGGCAAGCTCGTCCCCGTGCAGTTGGAGAACACCCCCGGCAAGGTCACCTCGGAGGTGACCCGGTTGGCCGGCCTGTTCGGCACCGCCGACGCGGCGACCGCCTGGAACTCCACCTTCACCACCGAGTACGCGAAGCTGTCCGCCCAGGCGAAGGCCGCCCTGCCCAACCCGGCGCCGACCGCGGTGTCGCACCTGTTCATGGCGTACTGGGCCGAGTTCGCCGGGATCACCGTGGCGGGCACGTACGGGCCGCAGCCGGTGAGCCCGAGTCAGCTCGCCGATCTGACCGCCAAGAAGCCGGCCCTGGTGCTGGCCAACGCCCACCTGCCCGGCGCGAACCCCGACATCCCCGGCGCCACCCGCGTCGACATCGTCAACTACCCCGGCTCCGACCTGGATCTACTCGGGGTTTTCAAGACCAACACTGAACGACTGACCGCGGCGCTCAAACCCTGA
- a CDS encoding acyl-CoA dehydrogenase family protein — MTDTAAVRTDLAASVSAFIAERVIPVEPLLLAGGSPAVQAMTALNADARGAGLWALPLPAHLGGRGLDLGAYAPLAEVEGRSDFGPSALGSDLLLDALMLDRHATATVRDRYLLPMISGPGGPSFAMTEPGVAGSDPSALGTTATRDGDTWRVSGRKWFTSRAATAAFTTVVCRTAPDADNRNAFSLLVVPTDVAGYRIVRELPVLGAGGQYEIALDDVRVPADHLLGEPGQGLHIVGERLALGRTLRCLRWLGQAQRAHDLMLTRLTTRHAHGGPLSEQQLLHGLVFDSHADLAAARALTHAAVDALTNGGDTRIAVGTAKVVTARALCAIVDRATQVHGAEGLTDDTPLPMLARTARAARILDGPDELHITTVARRLLRRGH, encoded by the coding sequence ATGACCGACACAGCGGCGGTCCGCACCGATCTGGCCGCCAGCGTCAGCGCGTTCATAGCCGAGCGGGTCATCCCCGTCGAGCCGCTCCTGCTCGCCGGGGGCTCACCCGCCGTACAGGCCATGACGGCCCTGAACGCTGACGCGCGCGGGGCCGGACTCTGGGCCCTGCCGCTCCCGGCGCACCTCGGCGGACGCGGTCTCGACCTCGGTGCCTACGCGCCACTGGCCGAGGTGGAGGGACGATCCGACTTCGGACCCAGCGCGCTCGGCTCGGACCTGCTGCTCGACGCGCTCATGCTCGACCGGCACGCCACCGCGACGGTCCGGGACCGCTATCTGCTGCCGATGATCAGCGGCCCGGGTGGGCCGAGTTTCGCCATGACCGAACCGGGCGTCGCCGGCTCGGACCCGTCCGCCCTGGGCACCACCGCCACGCGAGACGGCGACACCTGGCGGGTCAGCGGCCGCAAATGGTTCACCTCCCGCGCCGCCACCGCCGCCTTCACCACCGTCGTCTGCCGCACCGCGCCAGACGCCGACAACCGCAACGCCTTCTCCCTGCTGGTGGTGCCCACCGACGTTGCCGGCTACCGCATCGTGCGGGAACTGCCCGTTCTCGGCGCCGGCGGCCAGTACGAGATCGCCCTCGACGACGTTCGTGTTCCCGCCGATCACCTCCTCGGCGAGCCAGGCCAAGGGCTCCACATCGTCGGGGAGCGACTCGCGCTCGGCCGGACCCTGCGCTGCCTACGCTGGCTCGGCCAGGCGCAACGCGCCCATGACCTCATGCTGACCCGGCTGACCACCCGCCACGCCCACGGTGGCCCCCTTTCCGAGCAGCAGCTCCTGCACGGCCTCGTCTTCGACAGTCACGCCGACCTCGCCGCCGCCCGTGCGCTCACCCACGCCGCGGTCGACGCGCTCACCAACGGCGGCGACACCCGCATCGCCGTCGGCACCGCCAAAGTGGTCACCGCCCGCGCCCTCTGCGCCATCGTCGACCGGGCCACCCAGGTGCACGGCGCCGAAGGACTCACCGACGACACCCCGCTACCGATGCTGGCCCGCACCGCCCGCGCGGCCCGGATCCTCGACGGCCCCGACGAGCTGCACATCACCACCGTGGCCCGCCGCCTACTCCGCCGAGGGCACTGA
- a CDS encoding ABC transporter substrate-binding protein — MRIVSLLPAATDIVAMLGLTGYLVGRTHECDWPPGDLAGVPVVTGTSLPEALTSREISAAIAGDAHRGSSLYQLDVTTLEDLKPDLILTQDLCDVCAVSYARVNDAVRLIDLDTRVVSLEARTIGGILDTVGAVAALTGTTGRAAEIRADAERRLGALPGALPGAPTVLFVEWLDPLMPGGHWVPEQITLGGGRPLLLGPGAHSTPHQWSVVADLAPDVVVFGPCGFTPERTIDELSVAAGQPGWVDLPAVRRGQVWVVDGPAYFNRPGPRVVDGAEILAAILAGRPDSRARQVSAGVG, encoded by the coding sequence GTGCGGATCGTCTCACTGCTGCCGGCGGCCACGGACATCGTGGCCATGCTCGGCCTGACCGGGTATCTGGTCGGCCGCACGCACGAGTGTGACTGGCCGCCGGGGGACCTGGCCGGTGTTCCGGTGGTGACCGGAACGTCTCTGCCCGAGGCGTTGACGAGCCGGGAGATCTCAGCGGCGATCGCCGGCGACGCGCACCGAGGATCGTCGTTGTACCAGCTCGACGTGACGACGCTGGAGGACCTGAAGCCGGATCTGATCCTGACCCAGGACCTGTGCGACGTGTGCGCGGTCTCCTATGCCCGGGTGAATGACGCGGTTCGGTTGATCGACCTCGACACCAGGGTGGTGTCGCTGGAGGCGAGGACCATCGGCGGGATACTGGACACGGTCGGCGCCGTAGCCGCCCTGACCGGCACGACCGGCAGGGCGGCGGAGATCCGGGCGGACGCCGAGCGTCGTCTCGGCGCGCTGCCCGGCGCGCTGCCCGGCGCGCCTACGGTGCTGTTCGTCGAGTGGCTCGACCCGTTGATGCCGGGCGGGCACTGGGTGCCGGAGCAGATCACCCTCGGGGGTGGACGGCCTTTGCTGCTCGGCCCGGGGGCGCACAGCACCCCACATCAGTGGTCGGTGGTCGCCGACCTGGCTCCGGACGTGGTGGTGTTCGGGCCGTGTGGGTTCACGCCCGAACGGACCATCGACGAGCTGTCCGTGGCAGCCGGGCAACCCGGCTGGGTCGACCTGCCTGCGGTTCGTCGGGGCCAGGTGTGGGTGGTCGACGGGCCCGCCTACTTCAACCGCCCCGGCCCGAGGGTCGTCGACGGTGCGGAGATCCTCGCCGCCATCCTCGCCGGCCGCCCGGATTCCCGCGCTCGTCAGGTTTCCGCCGGCGTAGGTTGA
- a CDS encoding metal ABC transporter permease, with product MDGFLDLLALPAVQRSAIGLLIAAVGLPIVGVFIIGLDIIAVRFAMMHVALLGIAVGLLAGLDPVLCGLVACALAGAGVAPLARRPTGLPGAMGLLMTFAIAAALLVLSVSGVNATGAFELLWGSILATREIDLIILGVLTVVVHVLFWRWRRQLALLLFDREVALCSGVAAGPLLLALLVVVAVSIGASIRLTGALLVDALTILPALGARNLGRSLRSMVLWAVALGVVGNTAGFAVALLIDQPPGPVLVLVAGALTLLTYLIPEGARDAIVPGRRAERGGDPVPAGQRMWQH from the coding sequence GTGGACGGCTTCCTCGACCTGCTCGCCCTGCCGGCTGTGCAGCGCTCCGCGATCGGCCTGCTGATCGCCGCCGTCGGCCTCCCGATCGTCGGCGTGTTCATCATCGGCCTGGACATCATCGCCGTGCGGTTCGCGATGATGCACGTGGCGTTGCTCGGCATCGCCGTCGGCCTGCTCGCCGGCCTCGACCCCGTGCTCTGCGGGCTGGTCGCGTGCGCTCTCGCCGGTGCCGGTGTCGCGCCCCTCGCCCGTCGGCCGACCGGCCTGCCCGGGGCGATGGGTCTGCTGATGACCTTCGCGATCGCCGCCGCCCTGCTCGTGCTGTCGGTGTCCGGGGTCAACGCCACCGGTGCGTTCGAGCTGCTCTGGGGGTCGATCCTGGCCACCCGCGAGATCGACCTGATCATCCTGGGCGTGCTGACCGTGGTGGTGCACGTGCTGTTCTGGCGGTGGCGCCGGCAACTGGCGCTGCTCCTGTTCGACCGCGAGGTGGCGCTCTGCTCCGGTGTCGCCGCCGGGCCGCTGCTACTGGCACTGCTCGTGGTCGTCGCCGTGTCGATCGGCGCGTCGATCCGGCTGACCGGAGCGCTGCTCGTCGACGCGCTGACCATCCTTCCCGCGCTGGGCGCCCGCAACCTCGGCCGATCGCTGCGGTCGATGGTGCTCTGGGCGGTGGCCCTCGGCGTGGTCGGCAACACCGCCGGGTTCGCCGTCGCCCTGCTGATCGACCAGCCACCCGGTCCCGTCCTGGTCCTGGTGGCGGGGGCGTTGACCCTGCTCACCTATCTGATTCCTGAAGGAGCACGTGATGCGATTGTTCCGGGCCGCCGCGCTGAGCGCGGTGGCGACCCTGTCCCTGCTGGCCAGCGGATGTGGCAGCACTGA
- a CDS encoding CoA transferase gives MRSDLVVDGQVDALPLSGTRVRGDAVTAADAVVVEHLSLLGANHLDGGPLRVDAIDVHTDWRDLTGRQLDEVTAQAALGLMAVHGRAIGTPARLGVPYVSTVAGVVTAQGALAALLAGSRGQRPGSVRVSVAGAAMLTVSQYLAAGSAEDSDDTGEVSEPGVPPPFTALDGVVFEVETLDPEPWRRWWTSLGAAPGDVARGWRAFVLRYATAAAPIPPALHEITRRTPFVDLRRSAQAAGVAVQEVRGLTARREDVDADGRFGAPWQISAGLPAGDLPTLPAGRLPLHGLRVVEAGRRIQGPLAGHVLRLLGAEVTRVEPAGGDPLRGMPPMVGDCSARFLALNRAKRIVEVDLRSASGRSTVRDLVDGAHVFLHNWAPGKAAEFGLDSADFTASNPGLVYAYASGWGDARGADAPPGTDFVAQAYSGLGEQLRPAGEPHAGSLMTLLDVLGGLVCAEGVLAALVARQRDRRGQRVDTSLLSAAGVLQAPLPTVRPTWSRWDMPVPVTDGHIMLAAGGDPLVAEATLGDPVTLTTDQAVSRLAAVGVSSVRVCPDPGELADDPATTGLVEFDGCAFVRPPWRFTS, from the coding sequence GTGCGTAGCGATTTGGTGGTGGACGGGCAGGTCGACGCCCTGCCGCTCAGCGGGACACGCGTTCGCGGCGATGCCGTGACAGCGGCGGACGCGGTCGTCGTCGAGCACCTCTCCCTGCTGGGTGCGAACCACCTCGACGGTGGTCCGCTACGTGTCGACGCCATCGACGTGCACACCGATTGGCGGGACCTCACCGGCCGCCAGTTGGACGAGGTGACCGCCCAGGCCGCCCTGGGGCTGATGGCCGTGCACGGTCGGGCCATCGGAACTCCCGCACGCCTCGGCGTGCCATATGTGTCCACAGTGGCCGGTGTGGTCACGGCGCAGGGCGCGTTGGCCGCTCTGCTGGCCGGATCGCGCGGGCAGCGCCCTGGGTCGGTACGGGTGAGCGTGGCCGGGGCGGCGATGCTCACGGTCTCGCAGTACCTCGCGGCTGGTAGCGCCGAGGACAGCGACGACACCGGCGAGGTGAGCGAGCCCGGCGTGCCACCGCCGTTCACCGCCCTCGACGGGGTCGTCTTCGAGGTGGAGACCCTGGATCCGGAGCCCTGGCGCCGCTGGTGGACCTCGCTCGGCGCGGCACCCGGCGACGTGGCGCGAGGCTGGCGGGCCTTCGTGCTGCGCTACGCCACCGCCGCCGCGCCGATCCCACCCGCCCTGCACGAGATCACCCGCCGGACACCGTTCGTCGATCTGCGCCGCAGCGCGCAGGCGGCCGGCGTGGCCGTGCAGGAGGTCCGCGGCCTCACCGCCCGCCGCGAGGACGTCGACGCGGACGGACGGTTCGGTGCGCCGTGGCAGATCAGCGCCGGCCTCCCCGCCGGCGATCTGCCGACGTTGCCGGCCGGACGGCTTCCGCTGCACGGACTGCGGGTGGTCGAGGCCGGCCGTCGCATCCAGGGGCCTCTCGCCGGTCACGTGCTGCGCCTGCTCGGCGCCGAGGTGACCCGGGTGGAGCCGGCCGGGGGCGACCCGCTTCGCGGGATGCCGCCGATGGTCGGCGACTGCTCGGCCCGTTTCCTGGCGCTCAACCGCGCCAAGCGGATCGTCGAGGTGGATCTGCGCTCGGCCTCCGGCCGTTCGACGGTGCGGGACCTGGTCGACGGGGCGCACGTCTTCCTGCACAACTGGGCGCCGGGCAAAGCCGCCGAGTTCGGCCTCGACTCCGCCGATTTCACCGCGAGCAACCCCGGCCTGGTGTACGCGTACGCCTCGGGCTGGGGTGACGCGCGCGGGGCGGACGCGCCGCCGGGCACCGACTTCGTCGCTCAGGCTTACAGCGGACTCGGCGAACAACTGCGGCCGGCCGGGGAGCCGCACGCCGGTTCGTTGATGACGCTGTTGGACGTCCTGGGCGGGCTGGTCTGCGCCGAAGGTGTGCTGGCGGCGCTTGTCGCCCGTCAGCGAGACCGCCGCGGGCAGCGGGTGGACACCTCGTTGCTGTCGGCGGCCGGGGTCCTGCAGGCGCCTCTGCCCACGGTGCGGCCAACGTGGAGCCGGTGGGACATGCCGGTGCCGGTCACCGACGGGCACATCATGCTCGCCGCCGGCGGCGACCCCCTGGTCGCGGAAGCCACCCTCGGTGACCCGGTCACCCTCACCACCGATCAGGCGGTGAGCCGCCTCGCGGCGGTGGGGGTGTCGTCGGTGCGGGTGTGCCCTGACCCGGGTGAGCTGGCCGACGATCCGGCGACGACCGGTCTGGTCGAGTTCGACGGCTGCGCCTTCGTCCGCCCACCGTGGAGGTTCACGTCATGA
- a CDS encoding class I adenylate-forming enzyme family protein has product MTVLPVRDLVPAPLRDWWSRTGHYPGRTLYDLFAEHAAAHPDRAAVIDDDGETTYAQLQAAALRLAGALQRAGVAPGEVIAVQLPNGWRPVVVDLAAAAIGAVVLPYPVGRGRRDTLTLLRRSRAAVAVVAHKVGDHHYADTLETLRPELPDLRTVLVAGLDGPDSLEGWLADGSPLATPVATAASAPARILVSSGSEAAPKMIVYSHDALAGGRGAFIGALHQSDEPMRNLFLVPLASSFGSSGSAVTIARHGGTLLVQSRFDAGHALELIDTHQPSLVFGVPTMFTMMLDHPRVATTNTASLRAVVAGGSRVDPATVRACRERFGAAFVNCYGSADGVNCTTDPLDPPAAVHDAVGRPNPAVATVRIVGDDDTDVAPGEVGEIWGLGPMSPLCYVDPEFDDRYRVEGGWVRTGDLGRVDADGFLHVVGRRNEIVIRGGRNLSPVEVELLIAQHPAVRQVACVGVPDRLMGERMAACIAVRDGADAPTLTELAGYLTDTHGLEHAKLPERLAVLDTLPLSAAGKVDKRWLRERLAGQDG; this is encoded by the coding sequence ATGACCGTCCTACCCGTGCGCGACCTCGTCCCCGCTCCGCTGCGTGACTGGTGGTCGCGCACCGGTCACTACCCCGGCCGCACCCTGTACGACCTGTTCGCCGAGCACGCCGCAGCTCATCCGGACCGGGCGGCGGTGATCGACGACGACGGCGAGACCACGTACGCACAACTACAGGCCGCGGCGCTGCGGCTGGCCGGCGCGCTGCAGCGCGCCGGGGTGGCGCCCGGTGAGGTGATCGCGGTGCAGCTGCCCAACGGGTGGCGACCGGTAGTGGTGGACCTGGCCGCCGCCGCGATCGGCGCGGTCGTCCTGCCGTACCCCGTCGGGCGGGGCCGTCGCGACACGCTGACCCTGCTGCGCCGCTCCCGGGCCGCCGTCGCGGTCGTCGCGCACAAGGTGGGTGACCACCACTACGCCGACACCCTGGAGACACTGCGACCGGAACTGCCGGACCTGCGTACCGTGCTGGTGGCCGGGCTCGACGGTCCGGACAGCCTGGAGGGCTGGCTGGCCGACGGGTCGCCGCTGGCGACGCCGGTTGCCACGGCGGCGTCGGCGCCCGCGCGGATCCTCGTCTCCTCCGGTTCCGAGGCCGCCCCGAAGATGATCGTCTACTCGCACGACGCCCTGGCCGGCGGACGTGGTGCGTTCATCGGCGCACTGCACCAGAGTGACGAGCCGATGCGCAACCTGTTCCTGGTGCCCCTCGCCTCTTCCTTCGGCTCCTCGGGCAGCGCGGTGACGATCGCCCGGCACGGCGGCACCCTGCTCGTGCAGTCCCGCTTCGACGCCGGCCACGCCCTGGAGTTGATCGACACGCACCAACCGTCGCTGGTGTTCGGGGTGCCGACGATGTTCACGATGATGCTCGACCACCCCCGCGTGGCGACGACGAACACCGCGTCGCTGCGGGCGGTGGTGGCCGGTGGGTCACGGGTCGACCCGGCCACCGTTCGGGCCTGCCGGGAGCGCTTCGGCGCGGCGTTCGTCAACTGTTATGGCTCCGCCGACGGGGTCAACTGCACCACGGATCCCCTCGACCCGCCGGCCGCCGTGCACGACGCGGTGGGCCGACCCAACCCGGCGGTGGCAACCGTACGGATCGTCGGCGACGACGACACCGACGTCGCGCCCGGCGAGGTCGGCGAGATCTGGGGCCTCGGCCCGATGAGCCCGCTCTGTTACGTCGACCCGGAGTTCGACGACCGGTACCGGGTCGAGGGCGGTTGGGTACGCACCGGTGACCTCGGCCGCGTCGACGCCGACGGATTCCTGCACGTGGTCGGCCGGCGCAACGAGATCGTCATTCGGGGCGGACGGAACCTCTCCCCGGTCGAGGTGGAGCTGCTCATCGCCCAACATCCGGCGGTGCGGCAGGTTGCCTGCGTCGGTGTCCCCGACCGGCTGATGGGCGAACGGATGGCGGCCTGCATCGCCGTGCGGGACGGGGCCGACGCCCCGACGCTCACCGAGCTGGCCGGCTATCTCACCGACACGCACGGGCTGGAGCACGCCAAGCTTCCCGAGCGCCTCGCCGTACTCGACACGCTGCCCCTGTCCGCCGCCGGCAAGGTCGACAAGCGGTGGCTGCGTGAGCGACTCGCCGGGCAGGACGGGTGA
- a CDS encoding superoxide dismutase: MAVYNLPDLPYDYGALEPAMSGEILELHHDKHHAAYVKGANDGLDRLAEARDKGDYATLVGLEKTFAFNLSGHVLHSIFWNNLSPDGGDRPDGELAAAIDEHFGSFDGFAGQLSAATKGVQGSGWGVLAWEPLSQRLIVEQVYDHHGNVGQGSTPILVFDAWEHAYYLQYRNVRPDYVDRLWNLVNWTDVISRFDAARAATPKI; the protein is encoded by the coding sequence ATGGCCGTGTACAACCTGCCCGACCTGCCCTACGACTACGGCGCACTCGAACCCGCCATGTCCGGCGAGATCCTGGAGCTGCACCACGACAAGCACCACGCCGCGTACGTCAAGGGCGCCAACGACGGGCTCGACCGGCTCGCCGAGGCCCGCGACAAGGGCGACTACGCGACGCTGGTCGGGTTGGAGAAGACGTTCGCGTTCAACCTGTCCGGGCACGTACTGCACTCGATCTTCTGGAACAACCTGTCCCCCGACGGCGGCGATCGTCCCGACGGTGAGTTGGCGGCGGCGATCGACGAGCACTTCGGCTCGTTCGACGGGTTCGCCGGTCAGTTGTCCGCGGCGACCAAGGGTGTGCAGGGTTCGGGTTGGGGTGTGCTGGCCTGGGAGCCGCTCAGCCAGCGGCTGATCGTGGAGCAGGTCTACGACCACCACGGCAATGTCGGACAGGGCTCCACCCCGATCCTGGTGTTCGACGCCTGGGAGCACGCCTACTACCTGCAGTACCGCAACGTCCGCCCGGACTACGTGGACCGGCTGTGGAACCTGGTCAACTGGACCGACGTGATCTCCCGCTTCGACGCCGCCCGCGCCGCCACCCCGAAGATCTGA
- a CDS encoding ATP-binding cassette domain-containing protein encodes MTAAVTFTGVTCRYGRRTAVDAVDLDVAAGEHVALTGANGSGKTTLLRAALGLHPTAGGTITVGAQSARSGVEWARRRRDVAWVPQRLAPGRFPLLVDELLDSGGHPDAAGEAADQLDVGGLGHRPLHTLSGGQLQRVFLARALGAVAAGARALFADEPTAALDFDGQEQVATLLAKLPITVIVVSHDRAMTRACDRVAEMAAGKLRVI; translated from the coding sequence GTGACCGCCGCCGTCACCTTCACGGGGGTCACCTGCCGCTACGGCCGGCGTACCGCGGTCGACGCGGTCGACCTCGACGTGGCCGCCGGCGAACACGTGGCCCTCACCGGGGCGAACGGTTCCGGCAAGACGACGCTGCTGCGGGCCGCGCTCGGCCTGCATCCCACCGCCGGTGGCACGATCACCGTCGGCGCACAGTCGGCGCGCAGCGGTGTGGAGTGGGCGCGGCGCCGGCGGGACGTGGCCTGGGTGCCGCAGCGCCTCGCACCGGGCCGCTTCCCGCTGCTGGTCGACGAGTTACTGGACAGCGGCGGGCACCCGGACGCGGCCGGCGAGGCCGCCGACCAGCTCGACGTCGGTGGGCTCGGGCACCGGCCGCTGCACACCCTCTCCGGCGGTCAGTTGCAGCGGGTGTTCCTGGCCCGTGCACTCGGCGCGGTCGCCGCCGGAGCCCGGGCACTGTTCGCCGACGAACCGACCGCCGCACTGGACTTCGACGGTCAGGAGCAGGTCGCCACACTGCTGGCGAAGCTCCCGATCACGGTGATCGTGGTGTCGCACGACCGGGCGATGACCCGCGCCTGTGACCGGGTGGCCGAGATGGCCGCCGGGAAGCTGCGGGTGATCTGA